A single region of the Methanococcoides sp. AM1 genome encodes:
- a CDS encoding ATP-binding protein, giving the protein MDRDNRVEVSVSDNGIGIPQTKHNEIFESFKQADSSTSKEYGGTGLGLTLVKKYVEMHGGNIWVDSEEGLGSTFTFALPSNSDHYD; this is encoded by the coding sequence ATTGATCGTGACAATAGGGTAGAGGTTTCTGTATCCGATAACGGAATTGGTATACCACAAACTAAGCACAATGAAATATTTGAATCCTTCAAACAGGCGGATTCATCAACTTCAAAGGAATATGGTGGTACAGGCTTAGGACTTACTTTGGTGAAAAAATACGTTGAGATGCATGGCGGAAATATTTGGGTTGACAGTGAGGAAGGTTTAGGCAGTACTTTTACTTTTGCTCTCCCTTCAAATTCGGATCACTACGATTAA
- a CDS encoding DUF434 domain-containing protein, with product MSDRQLLPVEELKEKLSEPAIEVRYLLSKGYARKSAITFVSNHHRLTGQERHILARLVFSPETAEIRIKKKLSCSQLEGCDIFVDGYNVLITIESALKNEPIWFADDGFLRDISGVFGNHRITDTTCMAVDEMLSTLSALKVRSSTILLDSQMSNSEKLAKFICEKAKTKRLKADARTSKHVDFDLKEAGAHAVIATADSVIVDAVDKVADVTECWMKENRKIGKPFSLNAHVRE from the coding sequence ATGTCTGATAGACAACTGCTTCCAGTCGAAGAACTGAAAGAAAAGCTTTCAGAGCCTGCAATAGAAGTAAGGTACCTGCTCTCAAAAGGATATGCGAGAAAGAGTGCTATCACTTTTGTAAGCAACCATCACCGACTGACCGGACAGGAAAGGCATATACTCGCAAGACTTGTGTTCTCACCCGAAACTGCAGAAATCCGAATCAAAAAGAAGCTCAGTTGCTCTCAGTTAGAAGGATGCGATATCTTTGTTGATGGCTACAATGTCCTGATAACCATAGAAAGTGCACTGAAAAATGAACCCATATGGTTTGCAGATGATGGATTCCTGCGTGACATAAGTGGAGTATTCGGTAACCACAGGATCACGGATACGACCTGCATGGCAGTTGACGAGATGCTCTCAACGCTTTCAGCTTTGAAAGTAAGATCATCCACTATCCTCCTGGACTCCCAGATGAGCAACAGTGAGAAACTTGCAAAATTCATCTGCGAAAAAGCCAAAACCAAAAGATTAAAAGCCGATGCAAGAACCTCAAAGCATGTGGATTTCGATCTCAAGGAAGCGGGAGCACATGCAGTAATAGCAACTGCTGACAGTGTTATAGTAGATGCTGTGGATAAGGTGGCTGATGTTACGGAATGCTGGATGAAGGAGAATAGGAAAATTGGTAAGCCATTTAGTCTCAATGCTCATGTTAGAGAA
- a CDS encoding ribulose-bisphosphate carboxylase: protein MSSIHEDLVRSLDSKQAAYVNLEIPDPTNGEYLLGVFHFIPGGDLNILQAAAEIAAESSTGTNFKVNTETKFSKTMNALVYQLDLERNLVWIAYPWRLFDRGGNVQNILTYIVGNILGMKEISALKLLDVWFPPSMLEQYDGPGFTVDDMRKYLDVYDRPILGTIVKPKMGLTSAEYAEVCYDFWVGGGDFVKNDEPQANQDFCPYDKMVLHVKEAMDKAVKETGKKKVHSFNVSAADFDTMIERCEMIVNAGFEPGSYAFLIDGITAGWMAVQTIRRRYPDVFLHFHRAAHGAFTRPENPIGFSVLVLSKFARLAGSSGIHTGTAGVGKMKGTPEEDIVAAHGIQYLSSTGHFFEQSWAKIMDTDKDAIDLVHEDSAHHVILEDDSWRGMKKCCPIVSGGLNPIRLKPFIDVMGNVDFITTMGSGVHAHPGGTQAGAKALVQACDAYLKNIDIAEYAKDHEELAQAIEYFPKV, encoded by the coding sequence ATGAGCTCGATTCATGAAGATCTGGTCCGATCGCTCGATTCCAAACAGGCAGCTTATGTGAATCTTGAAATACCGGACCCTACTAACGGGGAATATCTTCTTGGGGTCTTTCATTTTATTCCGGGGGGAGACCTGAATATATTGCAGGCAGCTGCAGAGATCGCAGCTGAATCATCAACTGGTACAAACTTTAAGGTCAATACGGAGACCAAGTTCTCTAAGACTATGAATGCTCTGGTATATCAGCTTGATCTGGAGAGGAACCTTGTCTGGATAGCTTATCCGTGGAGACTTTTTGACAGGGGTGGAAATGTCCAGAATATCCTGACATACATTGTCGGAAACATCCTGGGAATGAAAGAGATATCAGCACTGAAGTTGCTGGATGTATGGTTCCCGCCATCCATGCTCGAGCAGTATGATGGTCCTGGCTTTACTGTTGATGACATGCGAAAGTACCTTGATGTCTATGACAGGCCGATCCTTGGTACTATTGTAAAGCCAAAAATGGGGCTCACTTCTGCAGAATATGCTGAAGTCTGCTATGATTTCTGGGTAGGCGGAGGAGACTTCGTTAAGAACGACGAGCCTCAGGCAAACCAGGACTTCTGTCCATATGACAAGATGGTATTGCATGTAAAGGAAGCAATGGACAAGGCAGTCAAAGAGACGGGGAAGAAAAAGGTCCATTCCTTCAATGTTTCGGCTGCTGATTTTGACACTATGATCGAAAGGTGTGAAATGATAGTCAATGCCGGCTTTGAGCCCGGAAGCTATGCTTTCCTCATCGATGGCATAACCGCAGGCTGGATGGCAGTCCAGACAATCAGGAGACGATATCCTGATGTATTCCTGCACTTCCACAGGGCAGCCCACGGAGCTTTTACAAGACCTGAGAACCCCATCGGATTTTCAGTATTGGTCCTGTCCAAGTTTGCACGCCTTGCCGGTTCTTCAGGCATCCACACAGGTACAGCGGGTGTTGGTAAAATGAAAGGAACACCTGAAGAGGATATAGTTGCTGCACATGGTATCCAGTACCTCAGTTCCACTGGTCACTTCTTTGAGCAGTCATGGGCCAAGATCATGGATACCGATAAGGATGCGATAGATCTTGTACATGAGGATTCAGCTCACCATGTTATCCTCGAGGACGACAGCTGGAGAGGTATGAAAAAATGCTGCCCGATAGTTTCCGGGGGTCTGAATCCGATCAGGTTGAAGCCTTTCATTGATGTAATGGGCAATGTGGATTTCATAACAACAATGGGTTCAGGTGTCCATGCACATCCAGGAGGAACTCAGGCAGGAGCAAAAGCACTTGTCCAGGCATGTGATGCTTATCTTAAGAACATAGACATTGCAGAATATGCCAAAGACCACGAGGAACTTGCACAGGCAATTGAGTATTTCCCAAAGGTCTGA
- a CDS encoding histidine kinase N-terminal 7TM domain-containing protein, with amino-acid sequence MFYPSLYSDFLIISGILLIIMALYIRQFKDSEYITYFAMLLFSVAIYSIFYALEISSTTLETSLFLYKLQYVGIVMIPAFLLLFSISYTRGEKWATLSRIIAIFIVPVITLILVFTIEMHHLFHEVTYIKTAGPLFCLYFEPGIYYWFYQFYLIILVVFCIVLFFKMYFSNRSFFGIHLLLLIIYSLLPFSIYLLYLAGFFPEGFDPIPFAFILTAIMIYIGIFRYRLFNITPLARSFLFENMPSGVIVLDGKGRIVDINQFVEKNLGLGAKDIGKSASEVPGYWHELLGLKLNDKGMNNIELKKSVGGTTFWFTANVSSLYDKHGDFHGRMIVLDNITARKLTEEIVSIQHNLSIDMGTRSDLISTLNSLLEHLVTIEAIDSGGIYLVSDKGGLDMIVHNGISPEFVAQCSHYDKDSLNAKIVRDGKPVYIKYSDMLSGNLVNSLSEDFLSEGLRAMTAIPILFEGKAIACMSLSSHTYNDIPDQTRNGLESIASFAGEYITRAKIQDILHRQKTDLENLFNSIDELFFVLDWSGNIISTNESARLKLGYSEEEFSSMKVTDVHSKESMDQVLFVINELLCGKIDSCSIPLVSKDGAYIPVETRITVGKWNGKKVMFGISRDISERQKFEKDIIDAKNKAEEANRIKSEFLANMSHELRTPLNSIIGFSQLLSSDPFENLSAKEIKYSYNIATSGKHLLALINGILDLSKIESGELKLECEKFDLVAFICEMEESIKHLADKKNIEVCNNIRSENIEVHADKLRMKQILYNLLSNSLKFTPENGCI; translated from the coding sequence ATGTTCTACCCTAGCTTATATTCGGATTTCTTAATAATTTCCGGTATCTTGCTCATAATAATGGCACTGTATATCCGGCAGTTCAAGGACTCTGAATACATTACTTATTTTGCAATGCTACTATTTTCGGTTGCAATATATTCAATATTCTATGCTTTGGAAATATCTTCGACAACACTGGAGACTTCGTTGTTCTTGTATAAGCTCCAGTATGTTGGCATCGTTATGATCCCTGCTTTTTTGCTTCTATTCTCGATCAGCTATACAAGAGGAGAAAAATGGGCCACCCTTTCAAGGATTATTGCTATCTTTATTGTTCCAGTGATCACGCTGATCCTTGTATTCACCATTGAGATGCATCACCTGTTCCACGAAGTTACTTACATCAAGACTGCAGGTCCACTTTTTTGTCTTTACTTTGAACCGGGTATCTATTATTGGTTCTATCAGTTCTATTTGATCATATTGGTAGTGTTTTGCATTGTCCTTTTCTTTAAGATGTACTTCTCTAACAGATCCTTTTTTGGTATACACCTGCTACTTCTAATTATCTACTCTTTGTTACCTTTTTCAATATACCTGCTTTATCTGGCAGGATTTTTTCCTGAGGGTTTCGATCCTATACCCTTTGCTTTCATTCTAACTGCAATAATGATATACATCGGTATATTTCGTTATAGATTATTCAATATAACTCCTCTTGCACGCAGTTTCCTTTTTGAGAATATGCCTTCAGGTGTCATAGTTCTTGATGGGAAGGGGAGAATTGTTGATATTAACCAATTTGTAGAGAAAAATCTGGGCCTTGGTGCAAAAGATATAGGTAAATCGGCATCAGAAGTGCCTGGATACTGGCATGAACTTCTGGGGCTTAAACTTAATGATAAAGGGATGAACAATATCGAGTTGAAGAAAAGCGTTGGAGGTACAACTTTCTGGTTTACTGCCAATGTTTCCTCCCTTTATGATAAACATGGTGACTTTCATGGAAGAATGATCGTTCTGGACAATATTACAGCTCGAAAGCTTACAGAAGAGATCGTTTCCATTCAACATAATCTTTCGATCGACATGGGAACACGTTCTGATCTTATAAGCACCCTGAATTCCCTGTTGGAACATCTGGTAACTATCGAAGCTATCGATTCCGGTGGGATCTATCTGGTAAGTGATAAAGGGGGGCTGGATATGATCGTACACAATGGGATTTCACCAGAGTTCGTAGCACAATGCAGCCATTACGATAAGGATTCATTGAATGCAAAAATTGTAAGGGATGGCAAACCGGTATACATAAAGTATTCTGACATGCTATCAGGCAATCTTGTTAATAGTCTGTCTGAAGACTTTTTGTCTGAAGGATTGAGGGCAATGACTGCAATTCCTATACTTTTCGAAGGCAAAGCTATTGCATGTATGAGTCTTTCATCTCATACTTACAACGACATTCCTGATCAAACAAGGAATGGGCTTGAAAGTATAGCCTCTTTTGCAGGGGAATATATCACAAGAGCAAAAATTCAGGATATCCTGCATAGGCAGAAGACCGATCTGGAAAACCTGTTTAATTCAATTGATGAGCTTTTTTTTGTGCTGGATTGGTCCGGCAACATCATATCAACAAATGAATCAGCAAGATTAAAACTTGGATACAGTGAAGAGGAATTTTCATCAATGAAAGTTACTGATGTTCATTCTAAAGAAAGTATGGATCAGGTCTTATTTGTTATTAACGAGCTGCTTTGTGGTAAAATTGATTCATGTTCAATTCCTCTTGTTTCCAAAGATGGAGCATACATCCCCGTTGAGACCAGGATCACAGTCGGTAAGTGGAACGGCAAAAAAGTAATGTTTGGAATTTCAAGGGATATAAGTGAGCGCCAAAAATTTGAAAAAGACATAATTGATGCTAAAAATAAAGCTGAAGAAGCTAATCGTATAAAATCTGAATTCCTGGCAAACATGAGTCATGAGCTACGCACACCTCTTAATTCTATCATCGGTTTTTCACAGTTGCTAAGTAGCGATCCTTTCGAGAACCTGAGTGCAAAGGAGATCAAATATTCTTACAATATTGCAACCAGTGGCAAACATTTACTGGCCCTTATCAATGGCATTCTGGATCTTTCAAAGATAGAAAGCGGAGAACTAAAACTTGAATGTGAGAAATTCGATCTGGTTGCTTTCATTTGTGAAATGGAAGAGTCAATAAAACATCTGGCAGATAAAAAGAACATTGAAGTTTGTAATAACATTCGTTCTGAAAATATCGAAGTGCATGCCGACAAATTAAGGATGAAGCAAATATTGTATAATCTACTAAGTAATTCCCTGAAGTTCACACCTGAAAATGGTTGCATATAG
- a CDS encoding DUF5906 domain-containing protein, translating to MAIACMISHFAGKREDSDKAELLMLADTFIEELEGLSWYNELASIDLTRCFTVRDSGKVEIVPEAIAEEVAEAYNVISYNDLLYVYQDGYYQEGKRRIESLIHSILTNVGDGNKTYDKSHEAATREIIHRLKVTDPYFEYPFNNYENIIPVSNGLVKIDFDAETYELIPNNPYYKFNYRLNVAYDPDAEYDAIHDDVISKYVDGEECGILYQIPAQAILQMMGTAPYKKAYILQGDANAGKTAYLTFLALMFGKASISNMSLQQLTADRFSTANLEGKILNTYDDLSDIPLNEGGVIKTITGTKDHWVQKKNVQAYEATINAVHCYACNIAPDASKLHNDTAFWERWEFIYFSNLFEVDPGFYGTYFTQKNISGFFNRVLEMVVRIKKYGLMYKSSASDVLNKWTQNSDPLYRFLDDNLVFNDNPMYYTKDDFLNMYRAYCEHERIAESKRPMNVAVFSQLLFKYGVGECQVTSQADGVRKRCYSVYRTWCSSSVYQNMFDRVIASTKQSKI from the coding sequence ATGGCCATAGCGTGCATGATAAGTCACTTTGCAGGCAAGCGAGAGGACAGCGATAAAGCAGAGCTTCTTATGCTCGCAGATACCTTCATCGAAGAACTGGAGGGACTCTCGTGGTATAATGAACTCGCATCTATCGACCTCACAAGGTGCTTTACCGTACGGGATAGTGGAAAAGTGGAAATTGTCCCGGAAGCAATCGCGGAGGAAGTCGCGGAGGCATACAACGTCATTAGCTACAACGATTTACTGTATGTCTATCAAGATGGATACTATCAGGAAGGAAAGCGACGCATCGAGAGTCTTATTCATAGCATCTTAACGAATGTCGGGGACGGGAACAAGACTTACGACAAGTCACACGAAGCTGCGACTCGCGAGATTATACACAGGCTAAAAGTCACCGATCCATACTTCGAATATCCCTTCAATAATTATGAAAACATTATTCCAGTAAGCAACGGACTCGTAAAAATTGATTTTGATGCAGAAACGTATGAACTGATCCCAAACAATCCGTATTACAAGTTCAATTATAGGCTAAACGTTGCCTATGATCCTGATGCGGAGTACGATGCGATACACGACGATGTTATATCAAAGTACGTGGACGGTGAGGAGTGTGGGATATTGTACCAGATACCAGCACAGGCAATCCTTCAAATGATGGGAACTGCACCATATAAGAAGGCATACATACTACAAGGGGACGCGAACGCTGGCAAGACTGCATATCTTACGTTCCTCGCGTTGATGTTTGGAAAGGCAAGTATCAGTAACATGTCACTGCAACAGCTTACTGCCGATCGGTTCAGCACTGCCAACCTCGAAGGTAAGATTCTAAACACCTATGACGACCTATCCGACATTCCACTTAATGAAGGTGGAGTTATCAAGACCATTACAGGAACTAAGGACCATTGGGTTCAAAAGAAGAATGTTCAGGCATACGAGGCCACAATAAACGCGGTACACTGCTATGCGTGCAATATTGCACCGGACGCGAGCAAGCTGCATAATGATACTGCATTTTGGGAAAGGTGGGAGTTCATTTACTTCTCAAATTTGTTTGAGGTCGACCCGGGATTCTATGGGACATACTTCACTCAAAAGAACATTAGCGGATTCTTTAACAGGGTGTTGGAGATGGTCGTTAGGATCAAGAAGTATGGGCTGATGTATAAATCATCTGCATCGGACGTGTTGAATAAGTGGACACAAAATTCTGATCCGCTATACAGGTTCTTAGATGATAACCTTGTATTCAATGATAACCCGATGTACTACACCAAGGACGACTTCTTAAACATGTACCGCGCATATTGTGAACACGAACGCATCGCGGAGAGTAAGCGACCAATGAATGTTGCAGTATTCTCGCAGCTCCTGTTTAAATATGGTGTCGGTGAATGTCAGGTAACATCCCAGGCGGACGGTGTAAGGAAACGGTGCTATTCTGTGTATCGTACATGGTGCAGCAGCTCTGTTTACCAGAATATGTTTGATAGAGTTATAGCAAGTACCAAACAGAGCAAGATATAA
- a CDS encoding AbrB/MazE/SpoVT family DNA-binding domain-containing protein produces the protein MLKRKVQKVKESYLVTIPKDMCRLFGITDSTEMQMEITSENKIVMTPVHARQDNAGAMLNN, from the coding sequence ATGTTAAAAAGAAAAGTTCAGAAAGTGAAAGAAAGTTACTTAGTCACAATCCCGAAAGACATGTGTCGTCTTTTTGGAATTACTGACAGTACCGAGATGCAAATGGAAATCACAAGCGAAAATAAGATCGTAATGACCCCTGTCCATGCCCGCCAAGACAATGCAGGGGCCATGCTGAACAATTAG
- a CDS encoding VTT domain-containing protein: MQEQNEKLVSLKADDNEMGICPHHSGKRSIWVLGLIILFIVSWSVLLFYYPPGEIVERLGVRNVYIFVFLLAMIGGVSTFTSTTFYTALITISLGGVNSLWIALFASIGLTFGDLVFYYLGTKSRQCIKGKYAGNVFRLTKWMENIDDRLTMLMIFLYSLTPLPSDVIAIALAIVNFPFRKMIVPLFVGNFTLIVLLVELSKLGFSLI; encoded by the coding sequence ATGCAGGAACAAAATGAAAAGCTGGTCTCATTAAAAGCTGATGATAATGAAATGGGAATTTGTCCCCACCATAGTGGTAAAAGGAGCATCTGGGTCCTCGGGCTAATTATTCTCTTTATAGTTTCCTGGTCGGTTCTCCTTTTTTACTATCCACCCGGAGAAATAGTCGAAAGACTGGGAGTACGCAACGTTTACATTTTTGTCTTCCTGCTTGCAATGATAGGCGGTGTTTCCACATTTACCTCCACTACCTTTTACACAGCCCTGATCACAATATCCCTGGGAGGAGTGAATTCGTTATGGATCGCACTGTTCGCAAGCATCGGTCTCACTTTCGGCGATCTGGTCTTCTACTACCTGGGTACAAAAAGCAGGCAATGCATAAAGGGAAAATACGCAGGCAATGTTTTCCGCCTGACAAAATGGATGGAAAATATAGATGACAGGCTAACCATGCTGATGATCTTCCTTTACTCCCTCACACCCCTTCCAAGTGATGTGATCGCAATAGCACTTGCAATCGTGAATTTCCCGTTCCGGAAAATGATCGTCCCGTTGTTTGTGGGTAATTTTACACTTATTGTTCTTCTTGTAGAGCTATCAAAACTGGGATTTAGTCTGATCTGA
- a CDS encoding tyrosine-type recombinase/integrase, which yields MANEDSRIHDNEKERIKALNARQLKRLLENTNSDTKRKLYQRFINSYIISGASVYTIRNHLSALLQWDSIIIKEYNELTDIDIENALIELENSDMSDSSKKTRQINLKTFLNYAGLEELSDKIKIRKVKRKLPDELLTADDIDRLINACQNQRDKAVISLLYESGARLGEMLSLQIKHLEPHDKGMYVQFPDGKTGARRIMVVYSAMYMNQWIMNHPNRRDPESFLWCQIGGTHEVLTIQSFRKLLKSAAKRAGITKPVNPHAFRHAQATELAKDFTEQTLKRYLGWTADSKMAATYVHLASKDVDEAVLKRAGIEIEERDTRLRMDECPRCHKLIKPDMSFCGFCGLPLTKEVTTENNDTISGIIEVLKNNPEILMQALSKAGKE from the coding sequence ATGGCAAACGAGGATAGCAGGATACACGATAATGAGAAAGAAAGAATAAAGGCATTAAACGCCAGGCAATTAAAACGACTATTGGAGAATACCAACAGCGATACTAAAAGGAAATTGTACCAACGATTCATTAATTCATACATAATATCAGGTGCAAGCGTTTACACAATCCGTAACCATTTATCCGCATTGCTGCAATGGGATAGTATCATTATCAAAGAATACAACGAACTAACAGACATTGATATCGAAAACGCTTTGATTGAATTAGAAAATAGCGATATGTCGGATAGTTCAAAGAAAACACGACAGATCAACCTTAAGACTTTTTTGAATTATGCAGGTTTGGAGGAACTTTCCGACAAGATCAAGATTAGGAAGGTAAAACGCAAACTTCCAGATGAGTTATTGACGGCTGATGATATAGACCGACTAATAAACGCATGTCAGAATCAACGAGATAAAGCCGTTATAAGCCTACTGTACGAATCCGGTGCAAGGCTAGGGGAAATGTTGAGTTTACAAATTAAACACCTTGAGCCACACGACAAGGGCATGTATGTACAGTTCCCAGACGGTAAGACGGGTGCAAGACGTATCATGGTTGTCTATTCAGCCATGTACATGAATCAATGGATTATGAACCACCCGAACAGAAGGGATCCAGAATCATTTTTATGGTGTCAGATCGGGGGAACACATGAAGTTTTAACGATTCAGTCATTCCGGAAGTTACTAAAAAGTGCAGCAAAAAGAGCGGGTATAACAAAGCCTGTAAACCCACATGCTTTTAGACATGCACAGGCTACAGAGTTAGCAAAGGATTTTACAGAGCAGACTTTAAAGCGTTACCTAGGGTGGACCGCAGACAGCAAGATGGCTGCAACCTATGTACATCTAGCTTCAAAAGATGTTGATGAAGCAGTTTTGAAACGTGCAGGTATTGAGATTGAAGAAAGGGATACTAGGCTTAGAATGGACGAATGTCCACGTTGTCATAAGTTAATTAAGCCGGATATGTCATTTTGTGGTTTTTGTGGCCTCCCGTTGACAAAGGAAGTAACAACAGAGAATAATGATACAATATCTGGTATTATTGAAGTATTAAAGAACAATCCTGAAATACTGATGCAGGCATTGAGCAAAGCAGGAAAGGAATAA
- the rsgA gene encoding ribosome small subunit-dependent GTPase A — MNDEYRNKMSDNLDFYFIPGWNASLASAFSAYKGSYIPGRIAAQHKTLCNILTEKGEMQAAISGAMRRTGKQPVVGDFVVVLDQSDINSYTIVDILPRTSCLSRGSTGESSEEQLIAANIDTIFIVTAVGHDLNVRRLERYLTIVYSSGAKPVILINKIDLTEDLPDDLSATIQEIKDIADDVPVITLSALSKTNLEKLDPFMNPAETIALIGSSGVGKSTLINVLLGHDVQKTLGVREDDDKGRHTTTVRQLFLLPNGTIFIDNPGIREIQLGDSSDGIDRTFSDITELAQNCRFKDCTHQNEPHCAVRKAVDVGVITQERLDSYHKLNDELAFQADKAEIGLKGLEKKKYKGIAIARKYIGSKRQ, encoded by the coding sequence ATGAATGATGAATACAGGAACAAAATGAGTGATAATTTAGATTTCTACTTTATCCCCGGCTGGAATGCTTCACTTGCATCTGCATTTTCAGCCTATAAAGGATCATATATTCCCGGCAGGATTGCAGCCCAACATAAGACGTTATGCAATATCCTTACTGAAAAGGGTGAGATGCAGGCAGCAATATCAGGAGCTATGCGTAGGACTGGCAAGCAGCCGGTTGTCGGAGATTTTGTAGTAGTACTTGATCAAAGTGACATTAATTCATACACCATCGTGGACATCCTTCCACGAACCTCCTGTCTTTCCAGAGGTTCTACAGGTGAGTCCAGTGAAGAACAGTTGATAGCTGCAAACATTGATACAATTTTTATCGTCACTGCTGTCGGACACGATCTTAACGTTAGAAGACTTGAAAGATATCTCACCATCGTTTATTCTTCCGGTGCAAAACCTGTTATTCTCATTAACAAGATTGATCTTACTGAGGACCTGCCGGATGATCTATCAGCAACTATACAGGAAATAAAGGATATTGCTGACGATGTTCCTGTGATAACTCTTAGCGCTCTCTCAAAGACAAATCTGGAAAAATTAGATCCTTTCATGAATCCGGCTGAAACCATAGCACTCATCGGTTCTTCCGGAGTTGGCAAATCAACCCTCATCAATGTTCTTTTGGGTCACGATGTCCAGAAGACATTAGGTGTTCGTGAAGATGACGACAAAGGCAGGCACACAACCACTGTCAGACAGCTTTTCCTTCTTCCGAATGGAACGATATTCATCGATAACCCTGGCATTCGTGAGATCCAGCTTGGAGATTCATCCGATGGTATCGACAGAACATTCTCCGATATTACTGAACTTGCTCAAAATTGCCGTTTCAAGGATTGCACGCATCAGAATGAGCCACACTGTGCCGTCAGGAAAGCAGTCGATGTGGGAGTTATCACACAAGAAAGGCTTGATAGCTATCATAAGTTGAACGATGAGCTGGCCTTTCAGGCAGATAAGGCTGAGATCGGTTTGAAGGGATTGGAAAAGAAAAAGTATAAAGGGATAGCAATCGCCAGAAAATATATAGGGTCTAAGAGGCAGTGA
- a CDS encoding toll/interleukin-1 receptor domain-containing protein: protein MITRVYISHTEQDIGLAQELEQALWAVNLESFSSLLKKTESLSDAELISFGIRHSDCMVVILTMDGVLSPKVNEEIGLAVGTDQLIITLLEYGEKSPALISHLPAIGFSRETYKDALGVVIKDIRQLTKLDWLKIKCPHCGEEMTQYITPQEEVEKVLLEGTDLKTICSYCENDVFLDPRTFRPRTPK, encoded by the coding sequence ATGATAACCAGAGTCTATATTTCCCACACTGAGCAGGACATCGGTCTGGCTCAGGAACTGGAACAGGCTTTATGGGCAGTGAACCTGGAGAGTTTTTCTTCTCTGCTCAAAAAGACCGAGTCACTATCCGATGCGGAACTGATCAGCTTTGGGATCCGCCATTCAGATTGTATGGTCGTCATTCTGACTATGGACGGGGTATTATCTCCCAAGGTGAACGAGGAGATCGGGCTCGCTGTGGGTACGGACCAGTTGATAATTACGTTGTTAGAATACGGGGAGAAATCACCGGCTTTGATAAGCCACCTTCCTGCCATCGGCTTTTCCAGAGAGACCTATAAGGATGCACTTGGAGTTGTCATAAAAGACATACGGCAGCTTACCAAGCTGGACTGGTTGAAAATTAAATGTCCTCATTGCGGGGAAGAAATGACGCAGTACATCACACCTCAGGAGGAGGTCGAAAAGGTTCTTCTGGAAGGTACTGACCTTAAGACCATCTGCAGCTACTGTGAAAATGATGTGTTTTTGGACCCCAGAACATTCAGGCCTCGTACTCCTAAGTGA
- a CDS encoding ribbon-helix-helix domain-containing protein, translating to MSNYRLEVQIPYKLKAGIDQTIESGDYSTQSEFIRSAIKRELSTLSRREAWQDLPN from the coding sequence ATGTCAAACTATAGATTAGAGGTTCAGATTCCTTACAAGCTGAAGGCCGGAATAGACCAGACCATCGAATCCGGGGACTATTCCACACAGTCGGAGTTTATCAGATCTGCAATCAAAAGAGAACTAAGCACATTATCCAGGAGGGAAGCATGGCAAGACCTACCAAATTAA